DNA from Candidatus Latescibacterota bacterium:
GGACAGAGACCCAGCAACAACCTGAAAACAGGGTTCTCGCTCCAGAATCCTTTGATAAACTCGTTCCAGGCTCTCATTATTCCGCCCCTCCGTTATTTTCTGTTGTCGCATCATTGTCATCGGCTGTCGCGCTATCCCCGCCGGCCTGCACATGAACGGAATCTCCAGCGGCAGGCACGCCATCGACAGACTCACCGCCGGGCGCGACATTATGTCCGCCTTCGCTGCCGGCGATCCTGCCAAGATTATCCCTGAAGAAACCCAGCCCCAGCATCGTCGCCGTCGTGATCGCTCTCGATGAAATGGTCGCGCCGGAGATCGAGACAAATGTCCCGCCATCCTTGGCCACGGCCCAGTTCTCCGGATCCGTCAGGCTCCTGCCCCTGTATTGTGCCTTGAAGTCCTCTTCGATTATCTTCGCGCCCAGTCCCGGAGTCTCGAGATGTTTCAATATTTCTATTCCCTGGACGACTCCATCCATGTTGACACCTATCATGAAGTTGATGTCGCCTGAATATCCATCAGGGGCAACGACCTCAAACGCCACACCGACCAGTCCTCCGCCGCTCTTTCCGGGATAGATCTCGACACTTTCACTACCCTCCACATCGATGCTTCTGCGGTCGACATAGGGATCATTATCATAAACAGGAAGGACGTTCCTGATAGCATCC
Protein-coding regions in this window:
- a CDS encoding RnfABCDGE type electron transport complex subunit G, whose translation is MKEIFRLCLVLTLIAAISAGVLAYVSELTEEPIAKAMLEEKMDAIRNVLPVYDNDPYVDRRSIDVEGSESVEIYPGKSGGGLVGVAFEVVAPDGYSGDINFMIGVNMDGVVQGIEILKHLETPGLGAKIIEEDFKAQYRGRSLTDPENWAVAKDGGTFVSISGATISSRAITTATMLGLGFFRDNLGRIAGSEGGHNVAPGGESVDGVPAAGDSVHVQAGGDSATADDNDATTENNGGAE